One window from the genome of Candidatus Chlorohelix allophototropha encodes:
- a CDS encoding SDR family NAD(P)-dependent oxidoreductase: MQNFAGKVAVITGAASGIGKGLAEKCVREGMRVVLADFEEQALQQTVTELRAFGEQAILPVIINVAKEDQVLDLASQTIAEFGAVDFLFNNAGVGVNKPIWEFTHADWEWVLSVNLWGVINGIHAFLPLMLKQEQGGHIINTSSVSGLTSAPYMAPYNITKHGIVTLSETLYIDLQVAGYKHIKVSVLCPGFVNTRAYDAERNRPAEWQNPSREIAPEEVQRYEMGRKALEGGMAPSEVADKTFAAIKDEKFYILTHPHFNPVIQMRMEDILLGRNPMSARPQGRPSN; encoded by the coding sequence ATGCAGAATTTTGCAGGCAAAGTGGCAGTTATTACCGGGGCTGCCAGCGGTATTGGAAAAGGTTTGGCAGAGAAATGTGTTAGAGAAGGTATGAGGGTAGTGCTGGCAGATTTTGAAGAACAAGCTTTGCAGCAAACTGTCACAGAATTGCGCGCTTTTGGAGAGCAAGCCATTTTGCCTGTAATCATAAATGTTGCAAAAGAGGATCAGGTTTTAGACCTTGCCTCACAAACCATTGCAGAATTTGGCGCAGTAGATTTCCTTTTTAATAACGCCGGAGTAGGGGTAAACAAACCGATTTGGGAATTTACCCATGCGGATTGGGAGTGGGTACTAAGTGTTAACTTATGGGGTGTTATTAACGGTATCCATGCTTTTCTTCCATTGATGCTCAAACAAGAGCAAGGAGGACACATTATAAATACCAGTTCGGTTTCCGGTTTGACCTCCGCGCCCTATATGGCTCCTTATAATATTACCAAACATGGCATTGTGACCCTATCTGAAACGCTCTATATTGATTTACAGGTAGCAGGTTATAAACATATCAAAGTATCGGTGCTTTGCCCCGGTTTTGTAAACACCCGCGCTTATGATGCCGAACGCAATCGCCCAGCAGAATGGCAAAATCCTTCCCGTGAAATAGCGCCTGAGGAAGTGCAACGTTACGAAATGGGACGTAAAGCCCTTGAGGGTGGTATGGCTCCTTCCGAAGTTGCAGATAAAACTTTTGCGGCAATTAAGGATGAGAAATTCTATATTCTCACCCATCCTCACTTTAATCCGGTAATCCAAATGCGGATGGAAGATATTTTACTGGGTCGTAATCCCATGTCTGCTAGACCTCAAGGTCGCCCTTCCAATTAG
- a CDS encoding SPFH domain-containing protein yields MMAGIRQVISTLTNDGQEIMGPEVLLWHYPNNDIINGSLLTVESNHFCVLKSRGAILAVYETGQYPVQTPQKILFGSIQQAFYGGQSPWQYEAIYINRAKLVIKTSGLALSREMAEMAYDVDYYVHVATPDNAVALVQHMPYRGHMINTMEVNAYAGPVVEQAINQLIQVTPLERVNEKIHDLTQLVYSHLQQFLATYGISLDTVKVLVRPSDVRMKALISLKAFGLSELDAVRYYTAMIMAERGTVSAPNMAIGQPFNIGSVTPVMNTERFIAPPQGGMPPMPPQAPRPPAANQPWPPNPELPR; encoded by the coding sequence ATGATGGCAGGAATTAGACAGGTTATTTCTACCCTAACCAATGATGGGCAAGAAATTATGGGTCCCGAAGTGCTACTTTGGCACTATCCGAACAACGATATTATCAACGGCTCTCTGCTTACCGTTGAAAGCAACCATTTTTGCGTATTGAAATCACGAGGTGCAATCCTAGCAGTTTATGAGACCGGTCAATATCCGGTGCAAACCCCGCAGAAAATTCTATTCGGCTCAATTCAACAAGCTTTTTACGGTGGACAGAGTCCTTGGCAATATGAAGCAATTTACATTAACCGGGCAAAGCTGGTTATTAAAACGTCGGGCTTGGCGCTTTCTCGTGAGATGGCTGAAATGGCATACGATGTGGATTATTATGTTCATGTGGCAACCCCGGATAATGCAGTGGCGCTGGTACAACATATGCCCTATCGGGGTCATATGATAAATACAATGGAAGTAAATGCCTATGCCGGACCGGTAGTCGAGCAGGCTATAAACCAGCTAATACAGGTGACACCGCTGGAACGAGTAAATGAAAAGATTCATGATTTGACTCAATTGGTTTATAGCCATCTCCAGCAATTTCTAGCCACTTATGGTATTTCCCTTGATACGGTCAAGGTTTTGGTGCGCCCAAGCGATGTGCGGATGAAAGCGCTCATTTCCTTAAAAGCCTTTGGCTTGAGTGAGCTAGATGCGGTTCGCTACTATACCGCTATGATAATGGCAGAACGTGGCACTGTTAGCGCGCCAAATATGGCAATTGGGCAACCCTTTAATATTGGGTCGGTTACGCCAGTTATGAATACCGAACGCTTTATAGCTCCACCGCAAGGCGGGATGCCGCCTATGCCCCCTCAAGCTCCACGCCCTCCCGCGGCAAACCAGCCATGGCCTCCAAATCCGGAGTTACCTAGATGA
- a CDS encoding copper resistance CopC family protein, with protein MIGKKRQSLIKRIGLATTLSLLTLFLLQFSIALAHSQLKTSSILPNAVLNSSPVTLTLTFTEDTSTDLTKLQVLDSTGKVVDKGDLKVDKDTATISLTTLSDGKYTVKFRTFTEDDSGVVNGEFSFTVAKSGAVSAGDANAVTQTESYDTSLTQLPSTGLGINKDSFSLLAPLVLLTSILILASAGFVINRQRNR; from the coding sequence ATGATCGGGAAAAAAAGGCAAAGCCTTATTAAAAGAATTGGATTGGCAACAACTCTGTCACTGTTGACGCTATTCCTTCTTCAATTTAGTATAGCGTTAGCGCATTCACAGCTTAAAACCTCTAGCATTTTACCGAATGCAGTTTTAAATAGTTCTCCGGTTACCTTAACTTTAACTTTTACCGAGGACACCAGCACAGACCTAACTAAATTACAGGTACTGGACTCAACTGGTAAAGTTGTCGATAAGGGTGATCTCAAAGTTGATAAGGATACGGCTACTATTAGCTTAACAACCCTTTCGGATGGAAAATATACCGTTAAATTTCGTACTTTTACCGAGGATGATAGCGGTGTTGTAAACGGTGAGTTCAGCTTTACTGTAGCGAAAAGTGGTGCAGTTTCAGCGGGTGACGCGAATGCTGTCACGCAAACCGAAAGCTATGATACTTCTCTTACTCAACTGCCTAGCACAGGGCTTGGAATTAATAAGGATAGTTTCAGTCTACTAGCTCCTCTAGTGTTGCTTACCTCAATCCTGATTCTGGCAAGCGCTGGATTTGTAATCAATAGACAGAGAAACCGCTAA